TGAGTCGATCCGCGAGCTCCTTTCGATCCGTGTTGATCCGGAACATCACACATGTCAGGAATCAAAGGGGATTGTGCAGGAGCGACTGAAAGAAGTGGAAGCCAGAATAGCAGAACTGCAAACTATGCAGCGTTCATTGCAAAGACTCAATGATGCCTGCTGTGGCAAGGCGCACAGTAGCGTGTATTGTTCGATTCTGGAGGCCCTTGAACAGGGAGCCAGCGGAGTAAAAACGGGATGTTGATTTATTGAACGGGGGCGCTTACACTCGCGCCGTAAAACAGATAACTGGAGAAATTATGAGTCGTTATCAGCACACGAAAGG
This Citrobacter enshiensis DNA region includes the following protein-coding sequences:
- the zntR gene encoding Zn(2+)-responsive transcriptional regulator; protein product: MYRIGELAKLAEVTPDTIRYYEKQQMMEHFVRTEGGFRLYTESDLQRLKFIRYARQLGFTLESIRELLSIRVDPEHHTCQESKGIVQERLKEVEARIAELQTMQRSLQRLNDACCGKAHSSVYCSILEALEQGASGVKTGC